The nucleotide window GGTCCAATGAAAGCTGAAATATATcgagctctatatatatatcaccaCAATAACATATATTAATGCATCCATAcaataattatgatttataaccATGCATTAATAAAGCAATATCAATCAGAATCAGACGGACTACTAGGCACTGAGGTTGATCAGGAGCGCCAGTATTGTACGGCTTACATGAACTGGTGGAGCAAAAGTGGGTAGACAGGAAGTGACCTTTTTATGGTAGGTAAAAAAAAGTACCTCAAAAAAACATTCCTTCTTCGAACTCTAGTGTGGTTAAAAACCTAGCTGGTTCAAAAAGGTCTGCAACTTTCCTGGGTTTAAAGGACTGTCTCTCTTTGACTATATTATGATCAGAATGATTCTTCAATTCTCCTAGGAAATTATGGTTGCGTTGCATagcaaaaatatttgaaattaaattCAAAGGGTGGAAAGTACAGCTTCTAGAGATCTTTTGCATTAGAATTTCTAGTTTGTTCTTTCACTAATAGGGAgttgcttcaaaagcaaaactaatttttatttatagagGTCGGTTCTAATGCTAATTAATAAAATGGTCGGTTTGAGTATTGACAATTAAGTCACCATCATGCAAATGATTATTATGCATTGTTCAAATTCTAGGGCGTCGATTGCCATATCCATTTTTCTTATGAATTAGTTTCTCACACAAAGATATATATGATCAACAGTTTGTGTTGAGAATTAAAAATCGTTTGTATATTTGATCAATGTTTACGGTAGTTGTTAATTAAATATTACACTAGCTTGCATCTCTGGGCTATATTTTACATTTTTCTCCTTTTGCTTGGTATTTTAAACTTAATCAGATTTGGCACAAGTACCATCCTAGACAAAGCGTACATAGTACCTAATTGTCTCATAATGGTATTTCTTACAACTGTTTAAACTTACACCTAATACGATGCCAAATAAGATTCAATGAAAACTATCACTCCCACATATGCAATAGATGTATGTGAATTCTTTATATGATGTGACATATATAACATTATAATGTTGGGAATTTCATATGCTTCTAACATTTGCAAATAGATGTATATTTCAAATCAATTCTGTAATACTAAATCAAGTAGAAGATTCTTGCATACTAATATCTAGAGTTAGACAGTTCCTAGATTTGTTATAAAGTGATTGTGGTAACGCTTTAACTCACCATAAATTTGTAAAAGTGGAAAGAGATCAATAACTTATAACCTTGTGAGTGATtgtaagtaatttttttttgtttttttttgttttaagaaACTTCTAATATAGGAGAAAATTTGCAATAGTATTTGTGAACGTAAACCTAGCTTATTGCCGAATCTTTAAAATAAATTGTAAAAATTATTGGGTCCTTTGTATAGATCAATATGTTAGAAATTATATCTTTCTCTATACAGTGCTAAACAAATAAATAGTGGATTGGTTCTAGTTACAAAACAAAACCCTCGAGGATGTCGTCTTCTTGGCCGGTGCTTTCCGGCTTCGCCTCTGCATTGGCCTAACTGGCACACGATTGGTGCAGCCGGACGAGTAGTTTTCTTCTAAGGCGTATCCCAGGCTCGGTGACTAGGATCAGACGGGGTGTGTCTTCCTTCCTCTCGGTTGAAGGGTGGAGCTGAGTTGCCGCGATGGCTTTATCGGGACAGAGTGGCGGCGTCTGGTGGAGGTCAGGAGTTAGCGAGCCAGATCTGGTGGTTGGTTGGAGTAGACTGAAGATCAGTTGGTTGGTTCAATGGCTTGATGGCTTGGCTCTATGCGTTTGGACGTTTTGCTTTAGATCCTTTGCAGGCTGGTGTTGGGTGTACCGGGACGGCAGGAGTCAGCTGTCATTGGTTGGTCAGCGACGGGAAGTGCTGGTGGCTCGATGCAGGTTTGAAGGTAGAGCAATGCAGCTACAGAATTGGACCGAGGGGCTAGAAACCGCCCACATGCTTGCTTGGTCTATTGGGCCTGAATACTACCTGAGGGCCCGTTTGCTCTTTTGGGCATGTTGGGTCAATATTTAGTTATTTTATTTCTAATAATTCTCTTTTGTTTCGAGATCTATGTTTGTTAGTTTTAGTTTGCATCAAGGAGTCTTAGTTACTTCACCTATTTACTATGTTGCGGTTttaacatagtttataggcttgtTTTTTTCAGTGAGCATATGTAACTGTTAAATGTGTGGACCTAGTCTATATATCGCCGTGGCACCACCACAAACTTTTTATTTCACCCCATGACAGTAGAGGAATGATATGTAATAGCCAATTCTGACTTTAGATGAATGATATATGCCCGAtttgggtttgattaaaaaaatgttataaatttcattaattatGAAGTTTGTATTAATATTGGCTATTGGTAAATATTTTTCCTTAACTATTGAGAACAGATACTTACCAACTGTATATCTGTATATAGAACAAAAATGAAGATTACATATCCAAatatataagataaaaaaataaaaataataagatAAGGAAATCCCACTTTTTGTCCCAAATAAAAGCGAACTTCTCACCCTTTCTTTCTCCCACTCTCCTACCTTTCACCATAAACAACACCTTCCTCCCTCTCCATCTATCTCTTCTCCAAGTACTAGTACTACAAGATGTCCAAACTCCCATGGAAGAAGAATCTTCACCTCTGGCTCCCCAATTTCAAATGCCTACCCCTAATCACCCAAACCCCACCTCAAGCCTCCGACCAAGACCACCTTCACCCACACCCACAACTCATGATCATCAACAACTTCAACACCCTCTATCACGACTCCAACTCTTCAGATCAATCCACCTCCAAATCCCTCACCGCCTCCGACGACTTCTTCTACTCTTCCTCCTCCGATTCCGAAGCCGCCCCTGACTCCCCGCCTGACTTCGCCACCGTCTTTGCCTCCCAacgcttcttcttctcctcaccCGGCCGCTCCAACTCCATCGTCGAGTCGCCGGACACCAAACCCAACAACAACGATTCCTTCGTTACCAGAGGCGTTACTGTTGCCAAGTACTCCTCAAATCCTCACTTGGATTTCCGAAATTCCATGGAGGAAATGCTCGAAGCTAGAGATAGAGATCATATAGACAATAAAAATAGAGATCATAATGTGGTGGATGTGTTGAAAAGCGACTTGGATTATCTACACGAGCTGCTCTTGTGCTACCTTAAGTTAAATGCCGAAGACGCCCACAAGGACATTATCAGTGCCTTCACCGACCTTGTCATTTGCATATTGTCTGCTAATCCGGCAGCTTCAACATCAACGTCGGCCGATGACGATCACAGGctagaagaggaggaggagattcagCGGCAACGTACGTCGTAACTATTCTTTTTATGTGGCAGTTAATTGGTGTAACGGTCGTGCTGAGGAAAAGGAGAAGAGTGAAGACAAAGAAAGAAACTAattggatttttatttttatttttattattattattattatttgtctTTGGCTTTGTTTTGTGGGCTTCATTGGCCTTGGTGAAGAGGGAGGGATGTTTCATCCATGAAGACAAAGAAAAATGTACTTTGATGCATCACAAAACCAAGGAAAGCATGGGAAATGTTGAGGTCTCGATGCATGTTAATATTGGTTAATAGTTGTGTAATGTAATGTTCTTTTGTTGGTCAAGGAAATGCAATATTTTTTGTTGTTAAACTTGTCTcagggttaatttttttttttttttttttggaaaaggtcTCAGGGTTAAATGGCAATGATAATTTGGGACAAGCTAATTAGTAATATGGTTTTCTACTATTATTGGACCTATATTTATGTGGTCCGGGGAGTTCTGCACAATTAACAACGACGAAGAACTAAATTCTTAATTATTAAACGAAGCTAGTGGTGTGTTAATATATAGGATAAGATAATGGTTCCCTAAGATACTTAAAGAGTCATCATACATATACTAATGTTATGAGAATTAATGAAAAAGACATCATATCCTAAAACTTGGAAGCTGGTTTTTTACAAGTTAGCTAGCAATGCATAAAATATGCACGAGTCATGAATGACATAAATTGGAACATCATTGTCGAAGGAGAATGATAACCTGTCAATCTTTTTTGTTGCGAGAAAGAGTAATCATATATACTAATAATAACTAGCCTTAAGCTAGAGTAGTATATCGAGTATGAGAGCCTCTCTCTCACCCAACCGTAACTGCCATTGGCTAGCATCTCATAGTCGACTATGGTCGACGACTCCATCTATAGACGACGACAACAAGTATGTTTGGGGCAATTTTGAGCTAGGAAGCGAGGGCTTGCTCCATcgattgaaaaatcattaggGGTCCTCCAAAGGCTTGGATCTACAAGGTTGCTTTGGCAGTATCAATACGTATTGGATGACTTTATGCGGTGGCAGATCTGTCCTCTGACTGCGTGCTTATGTTGGTTAATGTTATCATAGTCACTCTTCTTTACGTTGCCAATGACGCCGATCTGTTGGTGCTAATAAATCTCATGGTGGCGGTGATGCACTGATTATGGACTATTTTTTAAAGCCTCGTTTGTTTTGTGGAATTGAGGGCTTCGAAAAGGAAATTCATTCATTTCTTATGTTTGGTGTGCATAAAGAAATGAACAACTTTTCTTTAAGAATGGAAAATATAGGAGAAATTGAATCTTCTCATCCTCcaaaaaattcattttctcttccACTTTCCCTGCATTATTTGTGCATTAATTATATAATACAAgtatcctttcaaaaaaaaatttatatagtaTAAGTACATTTATATCCTTgttaaatattattattaacaattttatttaaaaagttTATGACATTTGTGTCTATATATGAGGATATAAATGGAATATTAGTATGATTTTGTTTCATTTCCTTACACAAACCAAACACTAGAATAGAGACAAACATATATTTTCACCTTATTTTCCCAACATTTCCAAGCAGCGGAAAGGAAAGTTAGTGggaaatttattttcatttcccaTAGGATTTCCTaaggaattgatttcctttccaTGAACCAAACAAGGCCTAAGTTGCTAACGACGACAGTCTGGTGGTGCTATCAAATCTCATGGCAGTGGTGAAGCACTGATTATGGACGATGGAACAAGTCAACCACCGGACGTGTGGCTAGCTAGCTTTTGTTGGGAATGGCCTTGGACCTTGAATCTGAGCTTTTCATGGACCGAGGATTATAGTTGGGTTAGAATGAGTTTTTGGGGAGGGTGGCTTGTCATTCTCATATACTCATTAATACTTTGTTTTGTAGCTAGCTAAATAGGAAAATTTTCAtataaaatagtcattttgattAAAGAATCCTTTAACCGTATCACAATTGAGTTCATTCGCGGTGGaatgtttaattatttgtttAGATTATTAGAGGCATTTTTTTTTAGGCTCATTTTTAATAAAGGAGCGACAATATACTAATCAATGATATTAATTTTTTCTAAACTACTTTGGTCACTATTTTAAGGCACAAATATAAAGATCGATTGTATGTGATGTTCTGGTTTACATAACAAAGAATCAATCATCCTAGTTCACATGACACTTTCCAGAAGAAACGAACTTCGCGAGCGTGTCAAGGTCAAGCGCACAGTAGTTCTGCGATATATATAGTTATGGCAATTAGGTACAATAGTAAGATGGAGTTGGCTACCAtgggattagggtttaatcaATCAATCTTTTGTAAAAATTAAAGTAAAAACTAAGTCAAATCTGACATGATTTGTTATATAAGTTCAATAAAGTTTGACCTATAATCGACATGAATCTAATTCCCACAACACACTCGATTGTGACCCTtacaaccaaaaaaataaaattaaaacgaatCATCCCACAGTAAACAAGACATGTCTATCTTTTCTTTAGTGAACGATGTGGATATTGCATGCTTTGAAGGGAAATGGGTGCAACTAAGAAGCATCAACCATGCATGATACAGAGATCGGCCAAACCAAGACGTACTACACAAAACTAAAGTCCACTCTGTAATTCGTGTACAAATTACACAACAAAAGCATTGAGAAACCCAAGGTTCTTCAGGTGATAAACTAAACAAGGTTTTCTTCCGTGGGATTTGAGTATTTgccctctttttcttttatacATCGACTGAAATGGGGAGACAACAAAGAGGATCCAAAGAGAGTTTACCAACAACTACAGGAAAAGAAGGAAATGCCTTCATATTTTATGCTAAAAGTTGGTTTAGGTAAGGTTAATACCAGACCAGTTGTCCTTAACTGTCTCATTTTCTCTGCTTCATATAATTTGAGCTAAAGCTATTTAGGGATCTCTAACATTTACAAATTAGGTTGTGGGTGAATGATGGATGAGTATGATTCCAAATGCACAAGTTGGAGAGATAGCCATAAACGAGTAAGCCAATTATATAAAATCATGTAGGAGAATCTTGGCATGCATTGCCTAATGCCTATGGTGATCTTTTACTTTTCAACAAATTAAAGACTGTTTATTTtggacaaaaaaacaaaaagtggaACATAGATTCTCAATGACTATTTTAAGAGTGATTTATATAATTTATTACAATTAGGGAATATGGGCACATATTAGCCAAGGAAAAAGCCGGAATATGGGCACACATATGTAGgtttgtgtttgtgtgtttAATTTGTAGATTGGTGCATATGATATTGGTAGATATTTTGTGCATAGATATGATAAAAACAACATGCTCACACAAAACCCAACTTTAGAATCAAAATGTGCATGTTTTAAAAAGTGATATTCATTGTAGATAAAGATGTAAATATGTGGTCAATTAATGTGATATAGGTtggtgaaagcacctaaattctATGCCGGAGTGCATTGAAGATTGATCATTACAGTTAGAATAGAAATATGGATAGTCAAATATTCAATCAATCACCAAGTTAAAACGAAATGGAGTCTCTACCAAACAAGTTCTCGAGTTCTTTTAATCAATCATCTTAGTCACAATATCATATATACCAAATTTAACGGTAAAACTAGTATAtactaataaaagaaaaatccaTTAATCCAAATAGCCCCCTCGAGCCGGTCAAAATTGATTCGATGTCATACTGATCATGTCATAGAATCTTCATTATTAGTAAAGAAGGGGGTAAACAGGATGACAACAGCTCAGAGAAACAACCAAACATAGAACAAGATATGACTTGATCTTGAGCcaaataattgaaaataatgcAGTTGCGGAGAAGAAGCATATATTCATGTTGGGAAAATTGTCAGGTTCCATCTCAATCAAGTCCACATTGATTGTCCTGGAGCTATAgatatttaaaaatttgatctACAAAGTCCAATTGCATACACGCAATATTTACTGTCTAGATATAAATATTTCATCAGTAAAAGTTAAACCCACCAATACAAACATACCCTTATTTACTAGAATAGTAGCTGCAATTCAATTATTCAAAACAGAAATAGACAGAGGGGTCTTGGTGCATGGTTGAAGTTGAAAAAGCATGTCAATTCAAGATCATTCAAATGGTTCAAAGAATCTGTCAAAAAGTTTTGCTTCCAAAGAATGGAAACAGTTTTGTCAAAACTTTGCTTCTCTGGATCAAAAACTGGAAACAGTTTTGTCAAAGATAGTATTTGTACTCTCATCATGTATCAAAAAGGGGAGGTTACAGTACTTCTTCTGTCAAACTAGTTGCAGCTCCAGTTACACCGCTTAGAATTAGTTTTCTCGCCTCGGGAATTGTAGTCTGCGCAtgcatttgaaattttgaaaagcCAATCCTTCTTTAATTTCCTGTAGGCTTTGAAGCCCTCTGCTGTTGTTCATACGCATAAAGACAATTCACATTGCATGCTGCAATTTTAAATCTTATGTTGGTTGTCTTTATACATTGTCAAATCCAACATGAACAAAAGCTTAAGAGAGGAGACATGGATGCTTGGTAAAAATGGTTCAAAGGATCATAGAAAAttatgaacttcaattttgtatTTCCTGCAAGTCTAGTTTTCAATTTTCGACGTAGTGTTATATGATCTAAAATGAAACCTCATATCTAGTTGTATGATCTCCTACCATAGTGTGGTTTCACTTATGAATTGTGGTGCACTCTAGTTGTACAGGTTTTTACACCAAAAAGTGAAAAACACTTGAAACTTCCAATGAAGCACAAtgtgtttagggtttagggtaaaATTATCTGTACCCTAATATTTTACAGAAATATAATTCAACTGTTTTAGTGGCCTCATTCTACAGCTGTAGAACAAGCACACTCATCTTCTCCTTCAAGCTTAACATGCCTTTCCCACGATTCTTATCACCATCATCTCTACAAATAGTCAAACTAGTCAAAAATATTCTCTACCAAATTAACTACTTTTCTACCTCTCAAAAGTAACAATGTACAAATTAGAGTGTAAATGGGGTATAAATTACAGCTGCCTTGATCCATTACCATAAATTAAGTTGTTAAATCAACTTTATATTGCTTTTACTATTACATTTTCTATCTTCACATCTTCGAAGTCTGGGCTAAGGGAGGAGAGGTCTCAAGTTTGGGCTAAAAAATAGGCCCAATGCGTCCTGTCCCCCAAAATCCAACACCATCCAAATTCGGTCTTAGCAGTACCACAGCCGAGTCTGTGACCATGGCGCTTCACATATTCGCCCAGGTCCCGGTAATGTCACCCTTGCCGTTTTGGCGGAGTTGTCCGACTGGGTTTTCACCGGCAGAGGGGTTCAGGAGTTTTTCTACAGAAAATGCATATTTTGGGTCATCTGACTCGTTTCTTTATGTTGAATAATAGAATATTTTGGCTCAACTCACTACTCAATAGCATTGTATATCGAAAATTTTGAAGCATAATTTTGAATTGATTgttcttgtttttccttaatcCTTCCTAAAAGAAAGAACCGCATAATTAAAGGTTACAAATACAAAGTCATTGATTCAGTGCAAGAGTTGTAATATTCTACTAGTCTGGACCATAAACCCCAAATCCCTAGCACACCTAGTACACTTGAAAGCACACTACATTTAACAGGTTTCAGAAAACAAGATGAGTGTGGTGGAAGAGCTTTATCATTCATTCGCTTCCACCAGCAGGGCCGACCAGGACTCCTTGAGCAGTTCCTTCTTTGCGAGCACCATCATCCTTCTCCTCACTGTCATTCTTTCTTATCCGGATCTTGTACTTAGCCTCAAAGTCAGAAAtatcttttttcttcctttccaaAGCCTCATTCAGCCGAGTAATAACCTCCTCAATCCCTTCTTTGTTACGCTGCACAGCAGGCAGGACCTCCTTTATGGTTCTCTCCACCAGCACACCTCCAATCATTCGGAAGCACCGCCTGGATGGGTCGAGTGGCTGGATGGCATTGATCACCAATGAGTGCTCACTCACGTCCATCTCTAGCTCAGTGATTTTAGAGTAAATTTGGTTGAGTTCGGACCTCATGGCAGCAAACTTATTTGCAACTGCTTGCTCATTTACAAGTTCTTCAGCTTTACTACTAGACATGACTCTCTACAAAAGATATAGCAACAGCATTCATAAACATAATTTCAGTTGTACCAATAGTATCACATcgtcacaacaacaacaacaacagaagcAACAATAACAAAAAGTCTACAGTACATTGCATTTTGTAGAAACACGGAAACTATAGTCTCCACTTCTCTTATGTAAATCATCTTCTTAAGAGAAAACAAATCTTACAGCCTTATCTAACCTTACTGATACTAAATTCATGAATCTGCTCCTTATGTATATCAAAGTAAACCACAAAACCTTTAAATAAACTTCACCCCGCGAATGTTGCAACTACAGAACCTATTTGCAATAAAAAAATACCAGAAAAGAAAGTATATACAATGAGCTTTATTAGCTTCATAAGATGAATAAAAGCTTTCTTACAACTAATTGGTGCAACTACACACAACTAAGGATGGATTCTTAATCAAAAGGCATCCCTGCAGAGTGGGGCAATTCATTTTGTTAGCTCATCTATGTACAACATCCTTGAACATCCAAAGAATAGTAACTCCGTCGCAATACTGTCTTTCCCCATTGTTAATCTCAAGTCCGCGATCACCAAGTATCTTAAACCGGACCCAAATGTCAATCTAGATGATGAGTGCATGTGCAATTTATATTCGTTACCTATCTTGAACAGGACCCAAATCTGCGTTTCTAAGAACTTTTACAAATTCTATTAATTTGATTAACAGAAACAATCAGTATTCAGATTCCCATATACCTATGGCAAATGATAGTAATTAGTATTTTCTTCGTTCTGCTTTATGCAGTTTCAGGAAGCCAAATCCTGAATCGGAGTTCCAATTCAATACAGTTAGAAAACCTTAAAAGACCAATTTCTGCAGATGCCgcataaaaataaatttaagaaCAAGGGTTTCACTGGAAACTCGAACCTTCACCATAATCAACTTATGTTTGGCTCAACTCCAGCCCACTGAAATTACTAAGAAAGCAAACGACTTGAAGACCCTATGATCTTACTTCGAATAAAATTTGGTCTAAAAGTTCGAAAGAGAAGATTACGAAAACATCGAAGAAAGAGAAATCATACCTGATTGATTGTTGTTGGGAGACGAGAGTGCCGGAGACGGTGGGTGTATAGCGTCGCGGCGAAGATGCAAGCGAACGAGCCTCTGTTTGTATAACGGAAGGTGATCTCAGCGAACTGGTCTTCTCACTCTTTCCACTATAAAGcccattttttcctttttttttttattgaaaataagAGTTTGGAACTCAGTCTAACTAAAAATCTTAGACTTATGCTCGTGCATACTATTTATTGATGAAACAGAATACAAAGGGGAGGACATAAAATCTAAGCCCAGTGAAAAAATACAATGATCCTCATAAAGCAGGTCTCGAATAAAAGCGGGAAGCTCATTTAAACagaaatcatcaatgtaatCATAAGTAGTAAGGTCTGCATATTTATGAGCCATATCGTTTGCTTTATGGTAGACATGTTGAATATTAAAAAGATAAAACTTAAGTCACTGAAGACACAGATtaaattactaaaaaaaaaacattaagtcTGGATTGTAAAATAAGGAGTATGAATTCACTCTCCACAGAGAAAAGCTATTACCATACCTCTTATAATCCTCCAcattccaataaattgaagagtGGTCATCCTCACCACTTGTGATGACCTCGATCAGTGtaatgcaaatgtacaatcactcTCCACCTCAATCCCTGCCCAACCTTGATGAATAGCAATTAACAAGCCTGCTCGGACAACCTTTGCCTCCATATGCAATGCATATTGAGTAGCATTGAAGGGCCTAGCCATGGCTGCAATAAATTGACCCAAATCATTTCTCACAACTACTCCCACACCACCAACTAAGTAAAGCTACACATATGACCCATCCAAAATGATTACCTACTAAAGCAATTTCACTTCGTTGATGAGTGAAGAATATGTGAAGTTGGTGATGTCTTTATCTTCATGCCTCAAATATAGTAGGACGTACATCTTTACCCTTTAGAGTCTAAAAaagaattttattaataattagCATTTTGATCTACAAGTAAGCAAGTaaactgttttaatttttttttttggttacatggGGGCATTTTAATTTGTTATGTTACATTGGAGGGAATAAACCACCTGATATTACTATCATGTCCTGATGGCTTGGTTTGGACATCCCATCCTGAGCAAAGTTGGATCGCTACAACTGAGTAAGTTAATGCAACCCGGTAAGTGTAGAAACAAACCAGAAACCACGCTAGGAAGAAAGATCGAGCGTCACTCACGGTATTGAACCTCAGACCAAACCAATCTAAAGGGTCTAATCAGGTTGGTTGTACCGATCACAATTCGACTTGACCTGACGACTCAATGCCAGGAGCCACCTTAACCTAGTCTAATATAACTACCTGCAAGAGAGGAAAAATGGTCAAGAGAGCGGTTAGTGTGTATTGACCGATGACCCTATGGTGTTCAAGCTAGTCGCGCGGTAATTTTGATAGAGTGAGAATACTATAAATGAGTCAACTTACCCAAATGGTGATACATGACATTTGCCTTGAGGGTTGATCAAGAATGGTTGGTACTAAATCCAAGTGAGGGACTCGATAGACTATGATAAACCCCATAGTGAGTCATTCGGTCGAAATCAGTAGAAATGATTGAAATAAATTTCAACTCAATTTTCAACGCATCCTCATTGATcattacttatttattttgacaGGTCACGCAGTTTGCATTTACCGCAATGAGCAatccaattaattttttttttgtcactatttatttgtattattattttttataccGTCAGCTCTCGATTAAAAAGAGTCCAAGAAAAAATtataaccaaataaaaaaagaaaagaaaaaagagtagaagaaagaagagtaGAGGCTTGGTTAAAAAGTGAAAAACTCGCAAGAACCCCAAAACCTTCTCTGTTTAACTCATCGTCGCACTTGCCCGTTTTCGAACCCAAAATCTcccctcatcatcatcatcatctattCTCAATTCGTTTCGTTCCCAAATTAGGGCACTCAATTGCCTCCGAAATCTAGCTCTACACtctccccttcttcttcttcttcttgctttccTCGTCCCTGAATCAATCGCCACACCAGCCAATTCCAGTCGGACCTGCAACAATCGTATTGAAGCATCGCTTACAGCGACACCGAAACCTTACGTGAGGTATGTATCACCCTGCCagtttcttgtttgatttttctttgtgTTCATAGCTGGTTAGGGTTTTTCAATTCTTCAATGCGTGTTATACATGATCTATTCCTGGTTTGTTGTCGATAATTTAAGTAAAGCAGACGCAATTTGATGTTAagcaaagtgattgacggaaaTTTTTAGTGTTGATGGGGCAAACTTGTGCTGTatattttggtttgatttgtttTACTGTATGTTAATTTCAGGGTTGGCGTTTTGTAGTTTGGTGTGTTCCGAATGGATGTGGAGAGGTATGAACAGCGTGAGGAGAGATATGATCGAGATGACTC belongs to Rosa chinensis cultivar Old Blush chromosome 4, RchiOBHm-V2, whole genome shotgun sequence and includes:
- the LOC112201085 gene encoding transcription repressor OFP12, with the translated sequence MSKLPWKKNLHLWLPNFKCLPLITQTPPQASDQDHLHPHPQLMIINNFNTLYHDSNSSDQSTSKSLTASDDFFYSSSSDSEAAPDSPPDFATVFASQRFFFSSPGRSNSIVESPDTKPNNNDSFVTRGVTVAKYSSNPHLDFRNSMEEMLEARDRDHIDNKNRDHNVVDVLKSDLDYLHELLLCYLKLNAEDAHKDIISAFTDLVICILSANPAASTSTSADDDHRLEEEEEIQRQRTS
- the LOC112198003 gene encoding probable prefoldin subunit 2 translates to MSSSKAEELVNEQAVANKFAAMRSELNQIYSKITELEMDVSEHSLVINAIQPLDPSRRCFRMIGGVLVERTIKEVLPAVQRNKEGIEEVITRLNEALERKKKDISDFEAKYKIRIRKNDSEEKDDGARKEGTAQGVLVGPAGGSE